One Phycisphaera mikurensis NBRC 102666 DNA window includes the following coding sequences:
- a CDS encoding Uma2 family endonuclease has translation MPALHHIPHYTVDDYKRWEGEWELWFGHAIAMSPSPGRPHGRFSARILAALHAQLDARDACGDCELVNEVDWILAEDLIVRPDISVLCGHEDDTFIREAPALIVEVLSPATHLRDRNEKREIYAERGVKHYLLADPPTLTLHDTRTQKQPEVHTIDLHDGCTIQLPRDWPKRR, from the coding sequence GTGCCCGCGCTTCACCACATCCCCCACTACACCGTCGACGACTACAAGCGGTGGGAGGGGGAGTGGGAGCTCTGGTTCGGGCACGCGATCGCGATGTCGCCGTCACCGGGGCGGCCGCACGGCCGTTTCTCCGCTCGCATCCTCGCGGCGCTCCACGCACAGCTCGACGCCCGGGATGCCTGCGGCGACTGCGAACTCGTCAACGAGGTCGACTGGATCCTGGCCGAGGACCTGATCGTGCGTCCGGACATCAGCGTGCTCTGCGGGCACGAGGACGACACCTTCATCCGGGAAGCTCCAGCGCTGATCGTCGAGGTGCTCTCTCCGGCGACGCACCTCCGCGACCGCAACGAGAAGCGCGAGATCTACGCCGAACGTGGCGTGAAGCACTACTTGCTGGCGGATCCCCCGACGCTGACGCTGCACGACACGCGGACACAGAAGCAGCCGGAGGTGCACACGATTGACCTGCACGACGGCTGCACGATCCAGCTGCCCCGAGACTGGCCGAAGCGGCGATGA
- a CDS encoding ligase-associated DNA damage response DEXH box helicase, whose protein sequence is MPPPGSPFLDWFRGALGEPAAFQKEAWERQLAGASGLIHAPTGTGKTLSVWGGPLLRWIQQHPDRDAWASMDPVGPRVLWITPLRALAVDTRENLRRPVEALGLPWTVQERTSDTPQALRQKQRKKLPTCLVTTPESLSVLLSYANAEEAFRGLETIVVDEWHELLSTKRGTQTELGLARLRTFNPAVQTWGLSATLGNLGEAKDCLLGVDPPTRRAREGCRLAGPEDAGFELTTLLPGGSKGEVGDGVANRFPWSGHLGIVLLDAVLDALEPAASTLLFTNTRSQSEIWYARICEARPQWLGKVALHHGSIDRETRNAVEEMLRSGELKVCVCTSSLDLGVDFSPVEQVIQVASPKGVARMLQRAGRSGHQPGVKSRIIGVPTNALEVLDFAAARDAGNAREIESRVPLDRPLDVAVQHLVTVAAGGGFDAEAMKEELRTAWSYRHLTDEEFGWCLDFVVRGGESLRAYPRFERVVEDPDRPGFYGVGGQKVARDHRMGIGTITSNAMISVLMGSKRLGTVEENFVGFLKPGDRFVFAGHLVQLVSVRQMVAKVKRASGSRGNVPRWAGGRSPLSTQLAAAVRRRLDAAVAGVYDNAEMRAIEPLLRLQEDWSRIPRSGELLIEKVRTRDGHHHFLFPLLGRLVHEGLGALLALRLTRAMPLTVVVTVNDYGVEVLTDDPLPHEVGFWAEVLSPENLLEDLLACVDTGQLARRQFRDIARIAGLIQTGYPGENRATKHLQASSELFFDVFTDFDPDNLLLTQAKREVLERQLEVARLRASLESLAADEIVCVCPDRLTPLGFPLFAERLREQHQSSQTWEERITRMAAELEAAADRHRPRVK, encoded by the coding sequence GTGCCGCCGCCCGGATCGCCCTTCCTCGATTGGTTCCGCGGGGCGCTGGGCGAGCCGGCGGCCTTCCAGAAGGAGGCTTGGGAGCGGCAGCTTGCCGGCGCGTCGGGGCTGATCCACGCGCCCACGGGCACGGGCAAGACGTTGTCGGTGTGGGGCGGTCCGCTGCTGCGCTGGATCCAGCAGCACCCCGACCGCGACGCCTGGGCGTCGATGGACCCCGTCGGCCCGCGCGTGCTGTGGATCACGCCGCTGCGTGCGCTCGCGGTGGACACGCGCGAGAACCTCAGGCGGCCGGTCGAGGCGCTCGGCCTGCCCTGGACGGTGCAGGAACGAACGAGCGACACGCCGCAGGCCCTGCGGCAGAAGCAGCGGAAGAAGCTGCCCACGTGCCTGGTCACCACGCCCGAGTCGCTGTCGGTGCTGCTGTCGTACGCCAACGCGGAGGAAGCCTTCCGCGGGCTCGAGACGATCGTCGTCGACGAGTGGCACGAGCTGCTCTCGACCAAGCGGGGCACGCAGACCGAGCTGGGCCTCGCGCGGCTCCGCACCTTCAACCCCGCCGTGCAGACCTGGGGGCTGTCGGCAACGCTGGGCAATCTCGGAGAGGCGAAGGACTGCCTGCTCGGCGTCGACCCGCCGACCCGCCGAGCCCGCGAGGGCTGCCGCTTGGCGGGGCCCGAGGACGCGGGCTTCGAGCTGACGACGCTTCTGCCCGGCGGGAGCAAAGGGGAAGTCGGCGACGGCGTCGCGAACCGCTTCCCCTGGTCGGGCCACCTGGGCATCGTGCTGCTCGACGCGGTGCTGGACGCGCTGGAGCCCGCGGCCTCGACGCTGCTGTTCACCAACACCCGCAGCCAGAGCGAGATCTGGTACGCGCGGATCTGCGAGGCGAGGCCGCAGTGGCTCGGGAAGGTTGCGCTGCACCACGGCTCCATCGACCGCGAGACGCGGAACGCGGTGGAGGAGATGCTCCGCTCGGGCGAGCTGAAGGTCTGCGTCTGCACCAGCTCGCTGGACCTCGGCGTCGATTTCTCGCCGGTGGAGCAGGTGATCCAGGTCGCGAGCCCCAAGGGCGTGGCGCGGATGCTGCAGCGGGCCGGCCGCAGCGGGCACCAGCCGGGCGTCAAGTCGCGCATCATCGGCGTGCCGACCAACGCGCTGGAGGTGCTGGACTTCGCGGCCGCGCGGGACGCGGGAAACGCCCGCGAGATCGAGAGCCGCGTGCCGCTGGATCGCCCGCTGGACGTCGCGGTGCAGCACCTGGTGACGGTGGCCGCCGGCGGCGGCTTCGACGCCGAAGCGATGAAAGAGGAGCTGCGGACCGCCTGGTCCTACCGCCACCTCACCGACGAGGAGTTCGGCTGGTGCCTGGACTTCGTCGTCCGCGGCGGCGAGAGCCTGCGGGCGTACCCGCGTTTCGAGCGGGTGGTGGAGGACCCGGACCGGCCCGGCTTCTACGGCGTCGGGGGCCAGAAGGTCGCCCGCGACCACCGCATGGGCATCGGCACGATCACCAGCAACGCGATGATCTCGGTGCTGATGGGATCCAAGCGGCTGGGCACGGTCGAGGAGAACTTCGTCGGCTTCCTCAAGCCCGGCGACCGCTTCGTCTTCGCCGGCCACCTCGTGCAGCTGGTGAGCGTGCGGCAGATGGTCGCGAAGGTGAAACGAGCGAGCGGCTCGCGCGGGAACGTGCCGCGCTGGGCCGGCGGCCGCAGCCCGCTGTCCACGCAGCTCGCCGCGGCGGTGCGGCGCCGGCTCGACGCCGCGGTGGCCGGCGTCTACGACAACGCCGAGATGCGGGCGATCGAGCCGCTGCTCCGCCTGCAGGAGGACTGGTCGCGCATCCCGCGGTCCGGCGAGCTGCTCATCGAGAAGGTCCGCACGCGCGACGGCCACCACCACTTCCTCTTCCCGCTGCTGGGCCGGCTCGTGCATGAGGGGCTCGGGGCGCTGCTCGCGCTGCGGCTCACGCGGGCGATGCCGCTGACGGTGGTGGTGACGGTAAACGACTACGGCGTGGAGGTGCTCACCGACGACCCGCTGCCGCACGAGGTCGGCTTCTGGGCGGAGGTGCTCTCGCCGGAGAACCTGCTCGAGGACCTCCTCGCCTGCGTCGACACCGGCCAGCTGGCCCGCCGCCAGTTCCGCGACATCGCGCGGATCGCCGGCCTGATCCAGACCGGCTACCCCGGCGAGAACCGGGCGACCAAGCACCTGCAGGCGAGCAGCGAACTGTTCTTCGACGTCTTCACCGACTTCGACCCCGACAACCTGCTGCTCACCCAGGCGAAGCGCGAGGTGCTCGAGCGGCAGCTGGAGGTCGCCCGCCTGCGCGCGTCTTTGGAAAGCCTCGCCGCCGACGAGATCGTCTGCGTCTGCCCCGACCGGCTCACCCCGCTGGGCTTCCCGCTCTTCGCCGAGCGGCTGCGCGAGCAGCACCAGAGCAGCCAAACCTGGGAGGAGCGGATCACGCGGATGGCGGCGGAGCTGGAGGCGGCGGCGGATCGGCACCGGCCGCGGGTAAAGTGA
- a CDS encoding ATP-dependent DNA ligase: MKSFTALFTAVDRTTRTSEKTAAIAAYFREADADDAAWALAVLTGTSLIRRVPYNRLRAFCGEATGLPAWLIAESHSVVGDLSETLSLLLPPPTAAGEDESLTSIIETRVLPLERMSEGQQRTAILATWNRLDATQRLVFHKLISGNFRFGAAKKVVINALAEATGVPAAVMQHRMTGGFSPTRSAWERVTAPDRPGGQAAGSGGSGGGADADAAADDAARPYPFCLAQQLQATPREKLGDRSDWSVEWKWDGIRCQLLRRGGSARLWSRGEELITGTFPEVAAAASTLPEGTVLDGEILAWRNADGSADRHAFELQTPTVRGLPEPFAVLQRRLNRRARHPALFEDRPVVFMAYDVLELGGADLRTEPTHQRRAALEALAADAFHASGGKLLLSPAVEGGSWDSLGALRASSRARNVEGFMLKRRDAPYGIGRAMTRESGDERGLWWKWKVDPYAIDAVMIYAQRGTGRRSTLYTDYTFALWTGEQPGRGELVPVTKAYSGLTDAEFARVDAFIKGHRRGGRGAFCEVEPSRVFEIAFDGVQESKRHRSGLALRFPRMARIRDDKRADEADTVGFLRGLI, from the coding sequence TTGAAGTCGTTCACCGCCCTCTTCACCGCCGTCGACCGCACCACGCGGACGAGCGAGAAGACGGCGGCGATCGCGGCCTACTTCCGCGAAGCGGACGCCGACGACGCGGCCTGGGCGCTCGCGGTGCTGACCGGGACGTCGCTGATCCGGCGCGTCCCGTACAACCGGCTGCGGGCCTTCTGCGGCGAGGCCACGGGGCTCCCGGCGTGGTTGATCGCCGAGTCGCACTCGGTGGTCGGCGACCTGTCCGAGACGCTGTCGCTGCTGCTGCCGCCGCCGACCGCGGCCGGCGAGGACGAGTCGCTGACCTCGATCATCGAGACGCGCGTGCTCCCGCTCGAACGCATGAGCGAGGGGCAGCAGCGGACCGCGATCCTCGCGACGTGGAACCGGCTCGACGCGACCCAGCGGCTCGTGTTCCACAAGCTGATCTCCGGGAACTTCCGCTTCGGGGCCGCGAAGAAGGTCGTCATCAACGCCCTCGCCGAAGCCACCGGCGTGCCGGCGGCGGTGATGCAGCACCGCATGACCGGCGGCTTCTCGCCCACACGCTCGGCGTGGGAGCGGGTGACCGCACCGGATCGGCCGGGCGGCCAAGCGGCCGGCAGCGGCGGCAGCGGCGGCGGCGCCGACGCCGACGCCGCGGCCGACGACGCGGCGCGCCCCTACCCCTTCTGCCTCGCTCAGCAGCTCCAGGCGACGCCCCGGGAGAAGCTCGGCGACCGCAGCGACTGGAGCGTCGAGTGGAAGTGGGACGGGATCCGCTGCCAGCTCCTCCGCCGCGGCGGCAGCGCCCGGCTGTGGTCCCGCGGCGAGGAGCTCATCACCGGCACCTTCCCCGAGGTCGCCGCGGCGGCGTCCACGCTCCCCGAAGGCACCGTGCTCGACGGCGAGATCCTCGCGTGGCGGAACGCGGACGGATCCGCGGACCGTCACGCTTTCGAGCTCCAAACGCCGACGGTCCGCGGGTTGCCGGAGCCCTTCGCGGTCCTCCAGCGCCGGCTGAACCGCAGAGCCCGCCACCCCGCGCTCTTCGAGGACCGCCCCGTCGTCTTCATGGCCTACGACGTGCTCGAGCTCGGCGGCGCGGACCTGCGCACGGAGCCGACCCACCAGCGGCGCGCCGCGCTGGAGGCCCTCGCCGCCGACGCGTTCCACGCTTCCGGCGGCAAGCTGCTCCTCTCCCCGGCCGTCGAGGGCGGATCCTGGGATTCGCTGGGTGCGCTCCGCGCGTCGAGCCGGGCCCGCAACGTCGAGGGCTTCATGCTCAAGCGTCGCGACGCCCCTTACGGGATCGGCCGTGCCATGACCCGGGAGAGCGGCGACGAGCGCGGGCTGTGGTGGAAGTGGAAGGTCGACCCTTACGCGATCGACGCCGTCATGATCTACGCCCAGCGTGGCACGGGCCGGCGCTCGACGCTCTACACCGACTACACCTTCGCGCTCTGGACGGGCGAGCAACCCGGCCGGGGCGAGCTGGTTCCGGTCACGAAGGCCTACTCGGGGCTCACCGACGCGGAGTTCGCGCGGGTCGATGCCTTCATCAAGGGCCACCGGCGCGGCGGCCGCGGCGCCTTCTGCGAGGTCGAGCCCAGCCGCGTCTTCGAAATCGCCTTCGACGGCGTGCAGGAGAGCAAGCGGCACCGAAGCGGCCTCGCGCTCCGCTTCCCGCGGATGGCCCGCATCCGCGACGACAAGCGCGCCGACGAAGCCGACACCGTCGGTTTTCTCCGCGGCTTGATCTAG
- a CDS encoding P-II family nitrogen regulator: MKNVKRIELVVDSHHVDRVVGVLLAAGVNGYTVLRNASGWGDRGDRHPDGITGAFENCLILCACDEAKAEKLGELLAPVLKKYGGVGLVSDARWMMR; this comes from the coding sequence ATGAAGAACGTCAAACGCATCGAGCTCGTCGTCGACAGCCACCACGTCGACCGCGTCGTGGGGGTCCTGCTCGCCGCCGGCGTCAACGGCTACACGGTCCTCCGCAACGCTTCGGGCTGGGGCGACCGCGGCGACCGCCACCCCGACGGGATCACCGGCGCGTTCGAGAACTGCCTGATCCTCTGCGCCTGCGACGAGGCGAAGGCGGAGAAGCTCGGCGAGCTTCTCGCGCCGGTGCTGAAGAAGTACGGCGGCGTGGGCCTCGTGAGCGACGCCAGGTGGATGATGCGCTGA
- a CDS encoding sodium-dependent bicarbonate transport family permease — MDLSLLVDNLRTPAILFFALGVLAAVCRSDLSLPQPIPKLLSIYLLMAIGLHGGVELMHSDLGARVIGLLLAAVVLAAIVPVWSFFVLRLKLDAANAAAMAATYGSISAVTFITANNFLTTLASSDPAYTPGGYMVAAMALMESPAIVVGVLLARWYAPSSEGTPAAGDEQRPGLAGHGAGDAGGFRDVDWGELFREAFLNGAVVVLVGSLLIGLAIGDRGWESIKPFAYAPFKGVLCLFLLDMGLVAARRLGDLRRAGGSLIAFAVLSAPAHASLGIAAAWLLGAGQGDALLLATLAGSASYIAVPAAMRLAVPEANPGIYVTMSLAVTFPFNITVGIPLYMAAIDAIWT, encoded by the coding sequence ATGGACCTCAGCCTGCTCGTCGACAACCTCCGCACGCCCGCGATCCTCTTCTTCGCGCTCGGCGTGCTGGCCGCGGTCTGCAGGAGCGACCTCTCCCTCCCGCAGCCGATCCCCAAGCTGCTGTCGATCTACCTGTTGATGGCCATCGGCCTTCACGGCGGCGTCGAGCTGATGCACAGCGACCTCGGGGCGCGGGTCATCGGCCTCCTGCTCGCCGCCGTCGTGCTCGCGGCGATCGTCCCGGTGTGGTCCTTCTTCGTGCTCCGCCTGAAGCTCGACGCCGCCAACGCCGCGGCCATGGCGGCCACCTACGGATCGATCTCCGCGGTCACCTTCATCACCGCCAACAACTTCCTGACCACGCTCGCCTCCTCCGACCCGGCTTACACGCCCGGGGGCTACATGGTCGCCGCGATGGCGCTGATGGAGAGCCCCGCCATCGTGGTCGGCGTGCTGCTCGCGCGCTGGTACGCCCCCTCCTCCGAGGGGACCCCGGCGGCGGGAGACGAGCAGCGGCCCGGACTCGCCGGGCACGGAGCCGGCGACGCCGGCGGGTTCCGGGACGTCGACTGGGGCGAGCTCTTCCGCGAGGCGTTCCTCAACGGCGCCGTCGTCGTGCTCGTCGGCTCGCTGCTCATCGGCCTGGCCATCGGCGACCGGGGATGGGAGTCGATCAAGCCCTTCGCGTACGCGCCCTTCAAGGGCGTGCTGTGCCTGTTCCTGCTGGACATGGGCCTCGTCGCCGCCCGCCGGTTGGGCGACCTGAGGAGGGCCGGGGGCTCGCTGATCGCCTTCGCCGTCCTGAGCGCCCCGGCCCACGCCTCGCTGGGGATCGCCGCGGCTTGGCTGCTCGGCGCCGGCCAGGGCGATGCCCTCCTGCTGGCGACGCTGGCGGGTAGCGCGAGCTACATTGCGGTGCCCGCCGCGATGCGGCTGGCCGTGCCCGAGGCCAACCCGGGCATCTACGTGACGATGTCGCTGGCGGTCACCTTCCCCTTCAACATCACCGTCGGGATCCCGCTGTACATGGCGGCGATCGACGCGATCTGGACCTGA
- a CDS encoding ligase-associated DNA damage response exonuclease, which yields MPRPPEIPLVVAGPSGLYCHAGGFHIDPWKPVDRAVVTHAHSDHATAGCSRYLTSAAGEPVLARRVQPDAPIEGLPWGRTTSLNGVTVSLHPAGHLLGSGQVRVEHRGRVEVISGDYKVAADPTCDAFEPVPCHRFVTESTFGLPIYRWPESDGVAADLAAWWSENRALSRTSVVFAYALGKAQRVLSMLLEAEAADEEATIFVHGSVESFVEVYRAAGVRLPPVRRATPDLAKQHRGKALLVAPPSVLGTAWLKRWAPFSTSFASGWMMVRGNRRRRGVDRGFVVSDHADWPGLMRAIEATGAGSIGVTHGSSEAVVRYLREVRSLDADVVPTRWTGDEDGTVTGNDIAMKTHPDQAAEEPGEDPQGGLFN from the coding sequence GTGCCGCGTCCGCCCGAGATCCCGCTCGTCGTCGCCGGACCGTCGGGGCTGTACTGCCACGCCGGCGGCTTCCACATCGACCCGTGGAAGCCGGTCGACCGCGCGGTCGTCACCCACGCCCACAGCGACCACGCCACCGCCGGCTGCTCCCGCTACCTCACCAGCGCCGCCGGCGAGCCCGTGCTCGCCCGGCGCGTGCAGCCGGACGCCCCCATCGAGGGGCTGCCCTGGGGCCGGACGACGAGCCTCAACGGCGTCACCGTCTCGCTGCACCCCGCCGGGCACCTGCTGGGCTCCGGCCAGGTGCGCGTGGAGCACCGCGGCCGCGTCGAGGTGATCTCCGGGGACTACAAGGTCGCCGCCGACCCCACCTGCGACGCCTTCGAGCCGGTGCCCTGCCACCGCTTCGTCACCGAGTCGACCTTCGGCCTGCCCATCTACCGCTGGCCCGAGAGCGACGGCGTCGCCGCCGACCTCGCGGCGTGGTGGTCGGAGAACCGCGCGCTCTCCCGCACCTCCGTCGTCTTCGCGTACGCGCTGGGCAAGGCGCAGCGCGTGCTCTCGATGCTGTTGGAGGCCGAGGCGGCCGATGAGGAAGCGACGATCTTCGTCCACGGCAGCGTCGAGAGCTTCGTGGAGGTCTACCGGGCCGCCGGCGTCAGGCTCCCGCCCGTGCGGCGGGCGACGCCGGATCTGGCGAAACAGCACAGAGGCAAAGCCCTGCTCGTGGCGCCGCCGTCGGTGCTAGGCACCGCCTGGCTGAAGCGTTGGGCGCCCTTCTCCACCAGCTTCGCCAGCGGCTGGATGATGGTGCGCGGCAACCGCCGCCGCCGCGGCGTCGACCGCGGCTTCGTCGTCTCCGATCACGCGGACTGGCCGGGGCTGATGCGGGCGATCGAAGCGACCGGCGCCGGCTCCATCGGCGTCACGCACGGCAGCAGCGAGGCGGTTGTCCGCTACCTCCGCGAGGTGCGCAGCCTCGACGCCGACGTGGTGCCCACCCGCTGGACCGGCGACGAGGACGGGACCGTCACCGGGAACGACATCGCGATGAAGACGCACCCCGACCAAGCCGCGGAAGAGCCCGGGGAAGATCCGCAGGGCGGGCTCTTCAACTGA
- a CDS encoding SRPBCC family protein: MIATGRRQNDFLLLAEQWLPASPEKLWPFVTDCRHMNFVLPAWIRFHVVDPRIEPLATGVRYRYRLRLHGLPLSWTTRIEEVDAPRFFADEQERGPYARFRHEHTYLPRSGGTLTRDRVIYRPPGGPLAGLANAVVRRDLTKLFENRHRVLAGLYASGGDPAPRLAEGPGRA; this comes from the coding sequence ATGATCGCCACCGGCCGCCGCCAGAACGACTTCCTCCTGCTCGCCGAGCAGTGGCTGCCCGCGTCGCCCGAGAAGCTCTGGCCGTTCGTCACCGATTGCCGGCACATGAACTTCGTGCTGCCCGCGTGGATCCGGTTCCACGTGGTCGACCCGCGGATCGAGCCGCTGGCGACCGGCGTGCGCTACCGCTACAGGCTCAGGCTGCACGGCCTCCCGCTTTCGTGGACGACGCGGATCGAGGAGGTCGACGCCCCCCGCTTCTTCGCCGACGAGCAGGAGCGCGGGCCCTACGCCCGCTTCCGGCACGAGCACACGTACCTGCCCCGCAGCGGCGGGACGCTGACGCGGGACCGCGTGATCTACCGGCCGCCGGGCGGGCCGCTCGCGGGGCTCGCGAACGCGGTCGTGCGGCGCGACCTCACCAAGCTCTTCGAGAACCGGCACCGCGTGCTGGCCGGGCTCTACGCCAGCGGCGGCGATCCGGCGCCGCGCCTGGCGGAAGGGCCGGGCCGAGCGTGA
- a CDS encoding TatD family hydrolase, which translates to MIDTHCHLTYPGIAERVGDVVADARAAGVDRMVSIGTGPADSVAAIQVARRFPGVVFATAGIHPLHAGEVGDVAAATAELRLLSVAEEVVALGEMGLDAHHDRPPMAVQRAAFAAQLTLAEETALPVVIHSREAIPETIEMIRATGLPADRFLFHCFSGTVRDLDAILAFGAGIGFTGIVTFPGAAAVAEASDRVPLDRLFLETDSPYLTPAPHRKVRINEPKYVPRVAALLAGRRGLAVEALAAACDRNASRFYGLPEPA; encoded by the coding sequence ATGATCGACACCCACTGCCACCTCACCTATCCCGGCATCGCCGAGCGTGTCGGCGACGTGGTGGCGGACGCTCGAGCGGCGGGCGTGGACCGGATGGTCTCGATCGGCACGGGGCCGGCGGACTCGGTCGCGGCCATCCAGGTCGCCCGCCGCTTCCCCGGCGTCGTGTTCGCCACGGCGGGCATCCACCCGCTGCACGCCGGCGAGGTCGGGGACGTCGCCGCCGCGACCGCGGAGCTGCGGCTGCTCTCGGTCGCCGAGGAGGTGGTGGCGCTCGGGGAGATGGGGCTCGACGCGCACCACGACCGGCCGCCGATGGCGGTGCAGCGGGCCGCCTTCGCGGCGCAGCTGACTCTCGCGGAAGAGACCGCCTTGCCGGTGGTGATCCACAGCCGCGAGGCGATCCCCGAGACGATCGAGATGATCCGGGCGACGGGCCTCCCCGCGGACCGCTTCCTCTTCCACTGCTTCAGCGGGACGGTCCGCGACCTCGACGCGATCCTCGCTTTTGGCGCGGGGATTGGTTTCACGGGCATCGTCACCTTCCCCGGCGCGGCGGCGGTCGCCGAAGCGAGCGACCGCGTGCCCCTCGACCGGCTCTTCCTCGAGACCGACAGCCCGTACCTCACGCCCGCCCCGCACCGCAAGGTGCGCATCAACGAGCCGAAGTACGTGCCGCGGGTCGCCGCGCTGCTCGCCGGGCGGCGGGGATTGGCGGTGGAGGCGCTGGCGGCGGCGTGCGACCGCAACGCAAGCCGCTTCTACGGCCTGCCCGAGCCGGCTTGA